A genome region from Magnolia sinica isolate HGM2019 chromosome 8, MsV1, whole genome shotgun sequence includes the following:
- the LOC131252910 gene encoding protein TRIGALACTOSYLDIACYLGLYCEROL 2, chloroplastic, whose amino-acid sequence MFGNPWVQASTCKLVLSSSMFITPSGHQNFGPRLPTRLPRELVRIRVSSANAGQSPPPSAERKNPLAVVLDIPSSIWRQTLRPLSDFGFGKKSVWEGGIGLFVVSGAVLLALSLVWLRGFQLRSKFRKYQAVLEFEQACGICMGTPVRIRGVTVGSVVRIVPSLRSIEAVVEVEDDKIIIPQNSSIEVNQSGLLMETLIDITPQDPMPTPSVGPLDPECVKEGLIVCDRQKIAGRQGISLDELVGIFTRLGREMEEIGVSKSYALAEKVASILQESKPLLAKIEAMTEDIQPLLSEVRGSGLLREVENLTKSLKEATEDLRRVNSSILTPENTNLLQQSISTLIFTLKNIESITSDISGFTGDEATRQNLKLLIKSLSRLL is encoded by the exons ATGTTTGGAAATCCATGGGTTCAAGCTTCTACTTGCAAACTGGTGTTGTCATCGTCAATGTTTATTACGCCCTCTGGCCACCAAAACTTTGGTCCTCGTCTTCCAACTAGACTTCCGAGAGAACTAGTTCGCATACGAGTGAGTTCAGCAAATGCAGGACAGAGTCCGCCGCCCTCAGCCGAAAGAAAGAACCCTCTTGCTGTTGTCTTGGATATTCCCAGCAGCATTTGGAGGCAGACGTTGCGTCCACTTAGTGATTTCGGGTTTGGAAAGAAGAGTGTTTGGGAGGGAGGCATTGGATTATTCGTTGTTTCTGGTGCTGTTCTTCTCGCACTTTCTTTGGTTTGGCTAAGAGGGTTCCAATTGAGATCTAAGTTCAGGAAATATCAGGCAGTGCTCGAGTTTGAGCAGGCTTGTGGTATTTGCATGGGAACACCTGTAAGGATCAGAGGGGTGACTGTCGGAAGTGTGGTCCGGATTGTTCCTTCTTTGAGAAGTATTGAAGCAGTTGTTGAG GTTGAAGACGATAAAATAATTATACCTCAAAATTCATCAATTGAGGTGAATCAGTCTGGCCTTCTTATGGAGACTTTGATTGACATTACACCACAAGATCCAATGCCAACACCTTCGGTGGGTCCTCTTGACCCAGAGTGTGTTAAAGAAGGTCTAATTGTATGTGACAGACAGAAGATAGCAGGTCGTCAAGGGATAAGCTTGGATGAATTGGTTGGAATATTCACGCGTCTTGGACGAGAAATGGAAGAAATTGGTGTTTCAAAAAGTTATGCATTGGCTGAAAAAGTTGCATCTATTCTACAAGAATCAAAGCCGCTCCTTGCAAAG ATTGAAGCCATGACTGAAGATATTCAACCTCTCTTGTCTGAGGTTCGCGGTAGTGGTCTACTGAGGGAAGTCGAGAATTTAACCAAAAGCTTGAAAGAAGCAACTGAAGATTTGAG AAGGGTGAATTCATCTATTCTAACTCCTGAGAACACCAACCTGCTCCAGCAGTCCATCTCCACCCTTATATTCACTTTGAAGAACATTGAG AGTATAACCTCCGACATATCAGGCTTCACGGGCGATGAAGCTACAAGGCAGAATTTGAAGTTGCTTATCAAGTCCCTTAGTAGACTGTTGTAG